A region from the Helcococcus ovis genome encodes:
- a CDS encoding SIS domain-containing protein codes for MNNTYNLVDYKQISKVVKLIDKSKVIRLYGLGASFLVAKDFQQKLERISKMTVLYEDTQLQLISSTNIQEDELAIVIFYSEQIKEVLEMAINIKLNNATLVSITKYSNNKLFNLSDFSLNVPNIEKI; via the coding sequence TTGAATAACACTTATAATCTTGTAGACTATAAACAAATTTCAAAAGTTGTTAAATTAATTGATAAAAGTAAAGTTATAAGATTGTATGGACTAGGAGCAAGCTTTCTTGTTGCTAAGGATTTTCAACAAAAATTAGAAAGAATAAGTAAAATGACAGTTCTTTATGAAGATACGCAATTACAACTTATAAGTTCAACAAACATTCAAGAAGATGAACTAGCGATAGTGATTTTTTATTCGGAGCAGATTAAAGAAGTTTTAGAAATGGCAATAAATATAAAATTAAATAATGCGACATTAGTTTCTATAACTAAGTATTCCAATAATAAGTTATTTAATTTGTCTGATTTTAGTTTGAATGTACCTAACATAGAAAAAATTTGA
- a CDS encoding glycoside hydrolase family 3 N-terminal domain-containing protein, with protein sequence MAGIILFAENVVDTEQTARLTSEYQKLALENNLQPFLLAVDQEGDRVVRLGTDTSLPGNMALVATRDPKLAYEYGKIIAEELDSLGINVDLAPVLDINNNLNNPVTGERSISSNPELVGEIGSQLVKGLQENKVSAALKHFSGHGDTAGDSHVGLPEVNKSKEEVMNMELSPFMNVADEGVDIITDTLNMQAIANHFGQAEASLRSFNAGADILLMPVIMRSNEDVEKLEKVYAILENAVHEGEITEERLNDFVRRVLELKEKRGISNTTKYNQPVKEKVKKALSVVGSKEHL encoded by the coding sequence TTGGCAGGAATAATCCTATTTGCGGAAAATGTTGTTGATACTGAACAAACAGCTAGATTAACGAGTGAGTATCAAAAACTTGCCTTGGAAAATAATTTACAACCATTCTTACTAGCCGTTGACCAAGAAGGGGACAGGGTTGTAAGGCTTGGAACCGACACAAGCTTGCCTGGGAATATGGCATTGGTAGCAACTAGAGATCCAAAACTTGCCTATGAGTATGGAAAAATCATTGCGGAAGAATTGGATTCTTTAGGAATAAATGTTGATTTGGCACCCGTTTTAGATATTAATAATAATCTAAATAACCCAGTTACAGGGGAACGCTCAATTTCTTCAAATCCTGAATTGGTTGGAGAAATAGGCTCTCAATTAGTTAAAGGGCTTCAAGAAAATAAGGTGAGTGCAGCTTTGAAACATTTCTCGGGACATGGGGATACAGCGGGAGATAGCCATGTTGGACTACCAGAAGTGAATAAGTCAAAAGAAGAAGTAATGAATATGGAATTAAGTCCATTTATGAATGTTGCTGACGAAGGCGTGGATATCATTACAGATACCTTAAACATGCAGGCGATAGCGAACCATTTCGGACAAGCTGAAGCAAGTTTGAGAAGTTTTAATGCTGGGGCAGACATATTGCTAATGCCTGTAATAATGAGAAGTAATGAAGATGTTGAAAAGCTAGAAAAAGTTTATGCTATTTTGGAAAATGCAGTTCATGAAGGTGAAATTACAGAAGAAAGATTAAATGATTTTGTAAGAAGAGTGTTGGAATTAAAGGAAAAAAGAGGAATTTCCAACACAACTAAGTACAATCAGCCTGTTAAAGAAAAAGTGAAAAAAGCTCTTTCAGTAGTTGGTTCTAAAGAACATCTTTAA
- a CDS encoding PTS sugar transporter subunit IIB — MKNIVLICAAGMSTSLLVSKMKKYSEKINYEANINAYPMSEVNEFGKDADIILLGPQVRFNLDKVKEAFPEKPVKVIEMMDYGMMNGEKVMKDIINLLGE, encoded by the coding sequence ATGAAAAATATAGTTTTAATTTGTGCCGCAGGAATGAGCACATCTCTTTTAGTAAGTAAAATGAAAAAGTATAGTGAAAAAATAAATTATGAAGCTAATATAAATGCATATCCAATGTCAGAAGTTAATGAATTTGGTAAAGATGCCGATATAATTTTACTTGGACCTCAAGTTAGATTCAATTTAGATAAAGTAAAAGAAGCTTTTCCGGAAAAGCCTGTTAAAGTTATTGAAATGATGGACTATGGCATGATGAACGGCGAAAAAGTTATGAAAGATATTATAAATTTATTAGGAGAATAA
- a CDS encoding PTS transporter subunit EIIB, which produces MIDLSKIKTEKENSNSVNYSEMSIIDSVKLMNQEDINSVKCIESQYTEIAKLIEKTGEASIRDGKDNINKSFNCITRMRSEIKDTSKVNEKELKK; this is translated from the coding sequence TTGATAGATTTAAGTAAAATAAAAACGGAAAAAGAAAATTCAAATTCTGTCAACTATAGCGAGATGAGCATTATTGATTCGGTAAAGCTTATGAATCAAGAGGACATCAATTCTGTAAAATGTATAGAATCTCAATATACAGAAATTGCTAAGTTGATTGAAAAAACGGGAGAAGCTTCAATACGAGATGGAAAAGATAATATCAATAAAAGTTTTAATTGCATTACAAGGATGAGATCTGAAATCAAGGATACATCAAAAGTTAATGAAAAAGAATTAAAAAAATAG
- a CDS encoding DUF7916 family protein, whose translation MKRLISSNASDILSYNSKELKQSIKASEGRTILSENVATREAWIGDITNSELARAFGADLILLNGVDVLNPDIKGIENQSNFVSELKKLTGRPIGVNLEPVDDSADMMEDVIKISLGRTVNKESLERLQELGMDFVCFTGNPGTGVTNKNILNAIKLSKKYYNGLIIAGKMHTSGVDEPVCDENTIKEFVKAGADVILVPSIGTIQGFDQEQLKEACKFAHKEGALVMTAIGTSQEGSRPETIREMAIQNKICGADIQHIGDAGFSGLAPVENIFEMSIAIRGYRHTVSMIARSINR comes from the coding sequence ATGAAAAGATTAATAAGTTCAAATGCTTCAGACATTTTGTCATATAACTCTAAAGAGTTAAAACAAAGCATAAAAGCTAGCGAAGGAAGAACGATATTATCAGAAAATGTTGCAACAAGGGAAGCTTGGATTGGAGATATAACAAACTCTGAATTGGCTAGAGCATTTGGAGCGGATTTGATTTTACTTAATGGAGTGGATGTATTAAATCCGGATATTAAAGGAATAGAAAATCAATCAAATTTTGTTTCAGAATTAAAAAAATTAACAGGTCGTCCAATAGGAGTAAATTTGGAACCGGTAGATGATTCAGCAGATATGATGGAAGACGTTATAAAGATTTCATTAGGAAGAACGGTAAATAAAGAAAGTCTTGAAAGATTGCAAGAATTGGGAATGGATTTTGTTTGTTTTACCGGGAATCCGGGAACAGGTGTAACAAATAAAAATATATTGAATGCAATTAAATTATCTAAAAAATATTACAATGGATTAATCATTGCTGGGAAAATGCACACATCTGGGGTTGATGAGCCTGTTTGTGATGAAAATACAATAAAGGAATTTGTGAAAGCGGGAGCAGATGTTATATTGGTGCCTTCGATAGGTACAATTCAAGGATTTGATCAAGAACAGTTAAAAGAAGCTTGTAAATTTGCACATAAAGAAGGTGCATTAGTGATGACTGCTATAGGTACAAGTCAAGAAGGCTCTAGACCTGAAACTATAAGAGAAATGGCAATACAAAATAAAATTTGTGGTGCTGATATTCAACATATAGGAGATGCAGGATTTAGCGGACTTGCACCGGTAGAAAATATTTTTGAAATGAGTATAGCTATAAGAGGATATAGACATACTGTTTCGATGATAGCAAGATCAATTAATAGATAA
- a CDS encoding PTS sugar transporter subunit IIC yields MESKKNILEQRLMPLAAKLGANRGLIAIRDGITLAMPLIIVGSIFMIIASFPIKAVETYLNDSGIAGYLWKGVNSSFGLVGLIASFGIASSFANQHKVDGVAAGIVSLSAFVTVTPFITANKVTGLTLPYLGSSGIFVSIVLGLLNGYIYQLFINKNIQIKLPDSVPPAISRSFSAIIPGAVIISFWLLVFALLDKYGLPNMHDILKIVLGGPLGLLGGTVFGTMIVTGLNSFFWFLGIHGGSIVNSIFSPIWLANLDANAQAKQLGEPLKNIITSSFMDNFVFIGGGGATLGLVIVISVLAIRKISSKQTKAIAPLTIAPGIFNINEPVMFGLPIVMNIALFVPFIIVPMINTVIAYIGFASGLVPFTYASVSWTMPPIISGFLTTGSLMGSLLQIVIIAIDILVYLPFYLVVEKNNKNSEISYK; encoded by the coding sequence ATGGAAAGTAAAAAAAATATCTTGGAACAAAGATTGATGCCATTGGCAGCTAAATTGGGAGCTAATAGGGGATTGATTGCTATTAGGGATGGTATAACATTGGCTATGCCTTTGATTATAGTTGGGTCAATATTTATGATAATTGCAAGTTTTCCAATTAAGGCTGTTGAAACATATTTAAATGATTCAGGAATAGCTGGATATTTGTGGAAGGGCGTTAATTCGAGTTTTGGTTTAGTAGGATTGATTGCAAGCTTTGGTATTGCGAGCTCATTTGCTAATCAACATAAGGTTGATGGGGTTGCTGCAGGGATAGTTTCATTGTCAGCATTTGTAACAGTTACGCCATTCATAACTGCAAATAAAGTTACCGGACTGACCCTGCCTTATTTAGGTTCTAGTGGAATTTTTGTATCAATTGTTTTAGGTTTATTAAACGGATATATTTATCAACTGTTTATAAATAAAAACATTCAAATTAAATTGCCGGATTCTGTTCCGCCAGCAATTTCTAGATCTTTTAGTGCTATAATTCCTGGGGCTGTAATAATTTCATTTTGGCTATTAGTATTTGCTTTATTGGATAAATATGGATTGCCAAATATGCATGATATATTAAAAATAGTATTGGGAGGACCACTTGGATTATTAGGTGGCACAGTATTTGGTACAATGATAGTTACCGGGTTGAATTCATTCTTCTGGTTCTTGGGAATTCATGGTGGTTCAATTGTAAACTCAATATTCAGTCCAATTTGGTTAGCGAATTTAGATGCAAATGCTCAAGCTAAACAATTAGGAGAACCCCTAAAAAATATAATTACATCATCATTTATGGATAATTTTGTATTTATTGGTGGAGGAGGAGCAACTCTTGGTTTGGTAATAGTAATCTCTGTTTTAGCTATTAGAAAAATTTCCTCAAAACAAACTAAAGCAATAGCACCATTGACAATAGCACCGGGGATATTTAATATTAATGAACCTGTCATGTTTGGGTTACCTATAGTAATGAATATTGCATTATTTGTACCATTTATAATTGTACCTATGATAAACACGGTGATCGCCTATATTGGGTTTGCTTCGGGATTGGTTCCTTTTACTTATGCATCTGTATCATGGACAATGCCGCCAATAATCTCAGGATTTTTAACTACGGGAAGTTTAATGGGTTCATTGTTACAAATAGTGATAATTGCTATAGATATTTTGGTTTATTTACCATTCTATCTAGTGGTAGAAAAAAATAATAAAAATTCAGAAATTAGTTATAAATAA
- a CDS encoding PTS lactose/cellobiose transporter subunit IIA, with the protein MNIEEISFQIIAAVGSARSLFIEAINEAKNGNFEKADEKIKEGHKIFNQGHKIHLKLISQEADENQKSVEFNLILMHAEDQLMSAESFGILADQFVDVYKKMSN; encoded by the coding sequence ATGAATATAGAAGAAATAAGCTTTCAAATTATCGCAGCAGTTGGGAGTGCAAGATCTTTATTTATAGAAGCGATTAATGAAGCTAAAAATGGAAATTTCGAAAAAGCTGATGAAAAAATAAAAGAAGGACATAAAATTTTCAATCAAGGGCATAAGATTCACTTAAAATTAATTTCTCAGGAAGCTGATGAAAATCAAAAATCAGTTGAATTTAATTTAATTTTAATGCATGCAGAAGATCAACTTATGAGTGCAGAATCATTCGGAATTTTAGCTGATCAATTTGTTGATGTTTATAAAAAAATGTCAAATTAA
- a CDS encoding LPXTG cell wall anchor domain-containing protein → MVVDIANENNQKHVVLSIAKPYDLDRYKNVKSVLLTYGAKGMDSTEKGTDSVKTFGSNIPTSLDIIFGKVTSSGKLPVDVSEVTSTYEYGKAKYPFGHGLTTSIADENPKEDKSNGDEIAKEQNSSNPISTYAVIKSPNTGDRGIFLYVGISIIALVSLIILFVFSRKNNKK, encoded by the coding sequence ATGGTTGTAGATATTGCAAATGAAAACAATCAAAAACACGTCGTTTTAAGTATTGCAAAACCTTATGATTTGGATAGATATAAAAATGTAAAATCAGTATTGCTTACATATGGTGCAAAAGGAATGGATTCAACAGAAAAAGGAACAGATTCAGTTAAAACCTTTGGCTCAAACATTCCTACTTCATTAGATATAATCTTTGGAAAAGTCACATCATCAGGAAAATTGCCAGTAGATGTTTCAGAAGTCACATCAACCTATGAATATGGAAAAGCAAAGTATCCATTTGGACATGGCCTAACCACATCCATAGCTGATGAAAATCCTAAAGAAGATAAGTCAAATGGTGATGAAATAGCTAAAGAACAAAACTCTTCAAATCCAATATCAACATACGCAGTCATTAAAAGTCCAAACACAGGAGACAGAGGAATCTTCCTATATGTTGGAATATCCATAATAGCACTGGTTTCCTTAATAATACTCTTTGTATTTTCAAGGAAAAATAACAAGAAATAA